CGGGAAGCCCGAGTTCGTCGTGTCCGTGGTGGACCGCCCGCGTGAGGTGCATCACGTCGTCCCAGTGGTCGTAGAACGAGTCGTCGAACTCGCCGCCGTCCTGAATGAAGTCGTGGAGATTCTTGGCCTTGCGCTTGAGCGAGTTCTCGTCGTACCGGGCGTTTCGACGCCGGGGGAGGAACTCCTCGTCTTCGGCGTAGGCGATGAACAGAAGTCGATAGAGAAGTATCAACGTCATCCGATAGGTCTCATCAAGCTCTTCCTTCGTCGGATCGTCGAGATCACGTGCTTTGGCGATGGCTTCCGCGAGGTCAGGGATCACGTCGTCGTAGATGCGTTCGCGGAGCCGCGCCCCGAGATCAGCGGCGTAGTCCTTTGACCGCTCCATGATGTCGTGGAGCGTCCCGTCGTCGCGGAGGGCGTTCGCAGAGAACAACAGCCAGAGGTACGCCGCTTTCTCGTCAGCGAGCAGTGTCGTGTTCACCTCGACGTAGGTGTCCGTCCGTCCGCGCGAGCCGAAGCCAGCGTCCGGATTCGTCGTGTACAGTCGGAGTGTATCGCCACTGTTCCCGATGACGTATTCGAGGTTGCGCTTGTCGGCCTCGTTGAGCGCATAGGCCACCGGCGACTGGCCCACGAACCGTTCTTGCGCGTGATCGAAGGACTCGTCCTCCTGGAGGAACATCGCTACGGCACGTTCGTGGCCGTCGCTGGTGTCCTTTAACACGTAGCTCTGATCGGTGAGCTGGTCGATCTCGAAGTTGAGGCCTTTGATCAGCTCGCGGGGATCGTCGTCGATAGCCTGGCGGGCCTGTTCGGCTGCATCTTCCCAATCGTCGCGCTCGGGGACACCAACCTTCAGCTCGTGCGTCGAGAGAAGACCCTGATTCCGTAGCCCGGTCAGCTCCTCGTCGAGCTGCGGGAGCATCTCGGTGAGGAACCGCTGGGCCGCGTGTCGGTCAGGCTGGTCGAGAGCGGTGTCACAGACCCGATCTGCTTGCCCGCGGTCGACATCCCGGTAGACTGGTGGTTCTTCGCCACTCGGCCCGCACAGCCCCGCATAATCGTCGTAGAGGGCAACGACGAGGATCGGGTTAACCCGTCCACCGCGTCGCTCTTTGTACGCCTTTTGTAGGAACTCTTTGGTCGGTCGTTCGCCGTGATCGACGACAATGACCTCCAGCGCGCTCGGTCCATTGCCTTGATAGAACTCGAAATCGCTGCCAGCCGGATCATCAGCCCATGGACGGCCGGAGCGAGATTCGAGAAAGTCCGAAGCCATACCAAAGGACATGGAAGACCGGGGTCATATATTTTGGTAGGTCACCTTCAGTCGGCGGTGGGTTTGCTACCTTGCCCCCGATGCCCGAGCAATCGATTCTGTTGGCATAGTCTCGACAGAATCAAAATCCGGTTCCGGGCCTCGGAGGTGTAGGAGCACGCACATACATATGGGGGCACACATACATACACATCCGATATTGGAAAAGGCGGTTACGGCCAACCCCTGGCCGGCGCACGGCCTCTGATCCGACTGACGCGGTTGCCCTAACGCCGGACAGCCCGACCATGCGCAATCCCACCTGGAGCGCACCGTGACGACATAACGCCGTCTGATGCCTTTCTACGCCGTCCATACACCCAACCAACCACCCCGACCGTTGGAACAGGCCGTCGTCGCCTACCCGAACAGCTCGTGGTCTGCGTACTCCTCGATGGCTCTCGGATGGAGGTAATCAATCAGATCAACCAACTCCTGGGCCATCTCGCTCACCTCGATCTCGTCCCCGTCGACTTCGACATCCTTGGTCAGAATGCCCATCGACTGTGTGTCGTCTTCAGCCAAGGTGTACCCATCGAGTGACTCGGCGTGCGAGGCAAGGAATTGTCGAAGCTCTTCATGCTGGGCTGGCTCTGCGTTCCAGAGGTTCACACGAAATCGAACCAAACCCTGTTCCTCAATGCGCGGTTGCATCCCGTATTTCAGCGGTCCAGGATGCTCCGGATGGTCGGATCCAAATCCGATAGAACGCTTGTGCGTCGGCTTTGCGATCCGTTCAGCGTCCTCGAAGTGTAGTTCGTCTTTGACCTGCGGAAAAACATGATCTCTAACGGCGATGATGAGCTCCGAATAGTCCTCGGAGTCTGACGTGCTCGTGACGGTCCCGGTCGGTTCCTCACTCAACGGACGGCGGACACCATCGGTCGTGAGCAGTTCGATACCTTTGTTCTCATCCCGATAGGTCGAGTACTCGACGGCCACGACATCGACGCCGTGTTCCCGCAGAAAGTCGGCCATATTGAGTGATACGTCCTGAAAGTCAGTTCCGACGACTACGAGCCGCTGTTCGTTGTTGAACTCCCGTTTGGAGAGCACATCATCGAGGTCGAAATACTCGCAGTGCGCCTCGCGAAGGCTCAGGATGTCGTTCGGCTCGGTGTGGCCCTGCTCCTCGCGGAGAAATTGGCGGTACTGATCGTCGAGATACTCGTAGTCGACGTTCCTAATTTCAGAGGCGTATTCGAGCGCCTGTGCAACGATGTCCCGCGGGGCGCGATCACGCTTGAGTTCCACGATTACGGTATCTCCCCGCTCGTCAACGCCGAGGATGTCGAAGATGCCGCCTTCCCCGGGACTCCCCTGACGGCCAACGTAGAGAACTTCGACTTCGCCGATTTTGGCTCCATCCGTCCGTACCAGTCGTTGTTCGAGGTTCGCTTCCGTGTCAAGTTCGGATTCAGGTACTCGTTTCATGTCATCTTGCTCCACGAGATACACTTCCATGCACCGCCCATCCAACGCGATCAATATCAAACTACTGAACAAGTCTAACTTTTAGACCGGTCTATCAATATGCTTACATCGGCTTTCCCGACCCCTCTGTAATCGTCAAGTGATGGCACTCGTCGACGAGCGGAAGGTCCAAGTTCTTGACTACATCCACGATAACGAACCGATCACGGGTTACGACATTGCGAGCGACAAAGACAACGACATCGACTACACCCAGAGCTACATCTACGACGTACTCGGCGAGTTAGAAGACGAGGGGATGATCGAGGTGGCTGATCGAGAACCGGAAGGGCGGAAGCGAGTCCACTACCAACTCACGGAAAACGGACGGCTCCTCCTCGAAGCCCTTGATAGGATCGACCCCTGATCCCAGCCGCTCCTGAAGCACCTGAACGATCTTCTCCTCCAGTGGGAGATGGATGCCGAGGCTGTCCACATCGTCGTCTTCGTATGAGGCTTGTACCGCCTTGGAGACCCTGTCGTGCACCGCTACCAGCTCCTCCGTCTCGATCTCCCGGAGATTGTGGGGCATCTCGTCGCCGTAAACGTTGGTAACAACCTCGTGCTCGCGATTGGTGAGTTCCATCGCTATTCCAACGGTGCCGGTCGAAGGTCTCGCCAGCGGAAGTGTTCCGTGTCCCCGTTCTCGAACTCGATGGCGAACAGATACGAGTCTCGTTCGTCGCCAGTGTGCTCGCCAGCGTCGTCCTCGATCACCTCGACAACTTCCCCGATGCGGCCGTGATAGCGGTCGAAGTCGGGGTCATCACGGTCGGGGATGTCGACGCGGACGCGATCACCGACCTCGAACCGTCTCATTATCGAAAACATCGATGGACGGGTTCCTGATCGTTACGGTCCAGCCCACTGTTCGCCCATCTCGCGGGCGCGTTCGTCGACGTCGTCTCGATGCTCGACTTCAGCCAGCGATACCCGACCCGCCATCCGTTCCCAGCCGCAGCAATCGTGACACTCGTAGTATACTTTCCAGCCAGCCGGTTCTTCCTTCGTTCCATAGACCAGCATAGTCCCGCAGTCTGGGCACGTCGCCGTATCGTGTTTCGTGAACGTCAGCACCCTTCTGACATCTCCTTCGCCGCGTCCACGAAGCCCTGCTCTCGTATGTTCTCACACCACTGCGTCACGAAGTCCTCGACATCGACCCCCGCGGGATTGTGCTGATGGATCCCCGGATGCTGGGTGTACCGCACCGGTCGCCACTCTCCGTTATCGATGTGAAACACGATTTCGGGGTCGGACATCAGATCTCCCCTCTGAACGTAGTGGTGCGCCACGCTGACCCGACTCGGCCCGATCTTCTCGATGGTCAGATCCTCATAACCGTATACTTCGATCGTGTAGCTCTCGTTGACGGTCATCTCCTCAATGGACTCGATACCGAGCGAGGCGAGGATTTCCTTGATCGCCTCCATCACACATCACCTTCCAGTTCGATGCCGAGGGCCCCCGCCGTTCGCTCGATGTTCTCCTCGCTCGTCTCGATCGCTGTCTCGATGAACTCCTCACGCGCCGTCTTGCGGCCGATGAATCGGAATACTGGGTCGAAACGGCGGAACCACCAGATCTGGAAGCAGATGAACCGCTCAAGCATCGCTGGCCATCCCCTCGCGCCAGGCATCGAGGTCGTCCTTCGTCAGCACCCAGCCACCCTCTGGAAGCTGCGCGACTACTTCTCGCTTGAACCGCTGATACCACTCGCAAGCGAACTCGTCGTCGTAGGCGTGGGCCAGTATCGCTATCGCCAACTGTGCCGGACCTGAACCACCGTAACCGAACTCGAACCCCGTTGGATTGGCGCTGAGCAGATCGTATCGCTTGTCCAGCGGTTCACCATCGACGGTGACCTCAACCTCCTCACCCACTGGGGCTGTCGGATCCCGTTGCCCTCGATAGACCGTCTCCGTCGAGAGGCCCGCCTGATTCCCCGTGATGGAAGGCCCTCGATGGGCATCTTCGGGGGTCGAACCCAGGGGTTGACGCGACATTATGCCACCTCCTCCAGCCGCTCTATCGCGTCATGGAGTTCGACGGCGGTCTCGGCGAGTTCCTGCGCTTGCTGTTCCAGCTCGGCGGCACTGGATTCGAGGTCATCAGCCGTCGTCGCGAGCTGCTCTTCGAGCTCGTCTACGTCGAGTTCCCCCGTGTGAAGTGCTACGCGGCGCTGATGCTTGCAGCGAACATCACGATGTCGAGCGTCGGGGCACTCGCAAGCCCAATCACGGGTGTCAACGAGGTACTCTTTGCCGCTCTGGGAGACGACCAAGTACAGGTCGTCAGCTCCCTTCGCTCGTCCGATGTCGGGGAGCACCGAGAACGTCTGTGTGATTGCTCGGAGCGTTCGGGGTTCGACATCGGGCTGTATCGACTGACTCACGCCTCTTCACCCCCAGTACAGCGGTAGACTTCTCTCACGTAGACGTGACTCCGAGCCTTCTCCGCGTGCTCAGTGCAACAAGGGTCCTCCGCATATCCGCGAACTGGCGCGTTGACGACCACAGTATGCGTCGCGGAGCGTTGACAGCCGAGTTCACGACACGTTAGCTCAGCTTCTGCTTTATGCATCGTCGGTCACCCCCGGCCCGTAGCCAACCTCGTACTCATCACCCAGCCGAATGACGAACTCGCCGGTTGACCGATCTGGATCTACGGACACGGCCTCGATGTCGTCTTCGTTGTGGTACCACTTACACTCGACAGCATCGACGATGTCAATCAGCTCGTCGTACACGTCGTCGTATCCGGATTCTTTCAGCCAATCTATCACACTTCGCTGGAAGACAACCTCGGGCTCGCCTTCGTCCAGTAGTGCGATGTAGGCAAGCTCGAATCGGTACGAGCGCGTGGCCTCACACTCGGCCCCTTCCTCGTAGAACGTCTCGTCGTGTTTCTGCGACGTGTACGAGTCGAGGATCTCGACCCACTCGCAGTCCTCCGTCCAGATCGCGGCGAGGTCTTCGAGGAACGGGTTGTCGTCACGTTCGGACAAGTGCCATTCGTGTTCGTGACTTGGCCCCCCGAAGTGACGGTCGATGTCTGCAGGGGTCGTGCCAGGAGGAAGATTTCCGCTCATCGCTGTCCCTCCGTCTCGCACGGGATCGTCTCCCAGCGGTGGGGCGGAAGAACCGCCTCAACTCCGCAGTTCTCGCAAGCGTAGAAGGTGTACCAAGCTGACATCCCGTCTCGTCGCTCCTCGGGCGTCAGCGGCCCTTCCCAGTCCTCGCACTTCGCCAGGTCGTGGCCGTTGACCTGCGCCGCGTGCCGTTCGAGAATCGTGTCTTTGTCGCCCTGTGCTACCTTCGTTCCCGGTGTCTTTAACCGAGTGTCGCCACTATCTATCATTGCTTCCTTGCTCCTCAGGGAAGCCTACCGAGTCCGGTGTTCCAGCACCGGGCCTATACTTCGGACTCTGTGCCCGAAGCCGCAGCTCCTCAGTAGGATTTCCCTTAAGTAATAGTAGGGAATGTATAGGTAAAGTTACAACTTTTCCAGCAGAAACTAACGGTAAACGAGCGTTTCAGGCACTCTTATTGGTCTTTAGAGGGGAGGGGGAGAGCACGCCATGCCAACAAATGCGTGAGATCGAGATACGCTGGCTTGGCGATGTGGACCACAGCGGAAAACGAGTCACCGGTGCTCTGGCCACCGGTTCTGTTGGCATGGATCGGTCAAGAATCGGGAATGATGCGTTGGCATCGCGCTCTATCGATCTGTCATACATCAATAGTATGCAGTTTCATCGGTATGGGGAGGGGGGTGGGGTGGTCTAACCTCTCCCGTGGAATAGTTGTCTGTTTGAGACCTCCCCCACCCACCACTCCACACATCAACTATCTGTCCTTCGAGTTTCTCCCCCACCCCACCACCCCCCTCCCGGTACCGATAGAACTGCACACTTTCTGAATATGACACTCTTGGTTCTTTACGTTGGGCCTCGAAAAAGGAGTAGAGCGGCTACTCGAACGGCCAAGTCAGCGGACCGGGGTTCTTTTCTTCGGTGTCCTTGCTGAACAGCCACATCAGCTCCTCATCGGCCAGCCGCACTACGTCGGCCTTCCCGCCACGGCCCTCGTGACCTTCCTCCTCGAAGTGGGCGAGACCGAGCTGGTCGACCTCCTGCATCCGTCGTTTCGCCGTGTTCTTCGAGCCCAGGTCGAGGGCGGTCTTCACCTGCTTGGTGGTGAACGTAGTGCCGTTCTCGGGGTTACACAGGAGTTTCACCATCCCCCGCCGCTTCTCGGGCATCGTCGCGAACGCAATCCGGGCACACACCTGAAGATCCTCTGTAGCTACCTGGGTGCGACCGTCCATCGCTGCTCTCGCCCGAGCGGTGAACCGGAGCATCTGGATCACACGCTTTCGGTCCTCGATCTGTACCTCTCCCTCCAGATCGCCGGCATCGTTCTCCTTCGCGTACGAGACACCGCGGCCACGGGCGATGATCTCGGCGAGTTTGATGATCGCTTTCGAAACCATCGTGCCCTTCTGCTCGTTCTCCATCTCGATGTGGCCGTCGTGTTCGTGGTAGAGCGTACGGAGCCAGTTGGCGATCTTCTCGCGTACGATCTCTTTCTTTTCATGGTACGGGATACCGCCGTTTCCGAAGATCTGGTCTTCGAGCTCGTCGTCGTTCTCAGTGTTCGGCATCCCGTGCATAAGCACCCGAGCCCCAGCGTTCCCCATCTCGGACCACGCGCGCGGAGTCGGCGGTGTCGTCGCTCCCATCAGACCGAACTGATACTCCCCCGGCTCTCCGTCGTAGCCGTGTGAACCCTGTGCCCCTGTGGACTTCACGTACCCACTCCCGTCAGCCACGCCAGACAGCGTCCGCATATAGCGTTCGATGTCATCACCGCTGAACCACGTACCCATCTCGGGAACCCAGAGCACCTGGTCGGTGATCTTCGGGAGCAGGTCCATCTCGCCGAGTTCGTCGTCATCTTGGTTTGTGTTGTGGCTGACGAACGCAGCGGGAGTCACCTCGTGGGTGGTGAAGATCCGGTCCCATCCTTTGAACAGCTCCAGGGCGGTTGTTTTCCCAGAGCTGGCGTTCCCGACGACGATCACCATCGGACAGTCGGTGAAGTCGTCGAACATGAGCTGGATTGGAACGGTCGCCAGGGCCTCACAGACTTTCAGCGTGTCTTCGTCGAAGTATTTGAGGATGGCCTCCTCGACTTCAGACCAGTCGGCCTTCTGGTCAGGCTCTTCTACCTCTGGGAGTTCGTATTTGCTTTCGGGCGCGGCCTCGTCCGGCTCTTCTGCGTTATACTTGCTCCAGTCGATTTCGTGACTGGATTCGACAGTCCGTTTCCACTCTGCGCTGTCGGGGACATCAGGCTCGTCATCTCCCCGGAACGCGTCGTAGAGCTGGTAGAACTCACCTCGGGTGTCGTTGACTTGATAGAGGTACCGCGCTCCATCAAGCACACTGGGGTAGTAGGCGAACGCCGGATTGTCTATCGCGGCTTGGAGCACCCCCTTGTAACTGAGAATACCGTTTTCGTTCTGATCGTAGGTATCGAGATCGATTCCGTCGGCACTATCTGTCGCCTCCATCGTTACGTATCGTCCAGCATCTCGGGATCATACCTTGTTTCAGCGATCCCGTGTTCTGCGTTTTTTCGCGCGCGTTCTCGGTATTCATCCATCCGGATCGAGATGTGGTGATTCCAGTGTTCTTCTACGTCATCACTCCCGACATCGATCCCGAAGTTGTCTTTGAGCTCGCATCTCATTGCGTCGAAATCAGGATTTCGTCTCCCCTCGGGCCAGTAGTCCTTCTTCAGCCTTAGGTCGATGAATCCGGGGACGAACTCGTCACAGCTACAGATGGGACAGTCCTGATTATTTTTTCTGTAATGAAGACCACACATTGCTATTCAGCCCCTTTGCCGCAGCGATTTCCCAGGACATCTATCCTGCGATTTGCTAACCTGTTGAATAGCCGGTATGTAGTCTCATTGACGAAATCTCGATCTCCCTGTGTTAATACCTGTTCGTACTCATCCGCATGGCGGTAGACTATACTATTCGGGCCGTCGGCGTACTTCTGATTTGATTGATTCATCTTTATCATTTCTTGACCGTTTAGAGGGACGGTTTTACCCTTGGAAGCCCTGACAAACCAAAAGTTAAGCCAACTGCGCCCGAATATTACGGTGCGGAGCAACCTTGGCTGTCAAGGGCTTCCAAATCGATCCACATCCGACGTGCCCCTCCCACAGAACGCGTCGGGTGTTTTTCTATCACCAGTTATCGACACAGATCACCGTTGTGGTGAGCCGCTATCTTCGTCAGCTTGGTTCAGTAGATTCGAGACTGCGTCGTTGTATGTCTCGACTCGGTTAGACTGAGCGACGATATTTCGGAGTCGCGCTCTGGTCTCGGGCTTAACCGAAACCATAACCCAATCATTCCTTGTCGACATCTGGTGTGTCTAATACTACCACCTCCATCATTATAACAGTAACGAATCTGGTACTTTATAAGAATATCAACGTTCGTGATTTGTTTCAAAATAATCTATAATCTGATATAATTAACATATGATATCTGGTATACGTGTATTCTCATTGAATAGAAGAGAAGAAATCACCCGATTACGGTACAACAGATATATTTAGGATTAGAGACATTATAATGCCATTTACGACATTCGCGTTTGGGATACAGCTCATATTTCGGCCATCGTGGTAGACAGATTGCTAAATGAAAATAAACCGAAAAATACGGCAATAGATAGCCGGTGTCAACTCCCCGATGCAGATGTCCGATATATCGATTCTTCTTCACGATGACGAGAGGACCCTGCCAACAGCGGCTTTTTGTACGACTGCGGCCGCTAAGCCTACCGTCGAGTAGTGAGAACAGCCCCCAATGAAATGTAGTCCGAGAGGGAGCTTGGGCGTCGAATACAGCTTGTAGGGGCGGCCGACGGTGGGGGCTTAGACATCGAGCCCGTGGACGTGGCGGTATTGTCTCACGGTCGCGTTGATACCCTCGTCCCGGATCTCCTCGACCAACTCCAAGTAGGCGGGTTCGTGACTGTCCATCCGATCGCGTAGG
The Halalkaliarchaeum desulfuricum DNA segment above includes these coding regions:
- a CDS encoding endonuclease NucS domain-containing protein, which codes for MKRVPESELDTEANLEQRLVRTDGAKIGEVEVLYVGRQGSPGEGGIFDILGVDERGDTVIVELKRDRAPRDIVAQALEYASEIRNVDYEYLDDQYRQFLREEQGHTEPNDILSLREAHCEYFDLDDVLSKREFNNEQRLVVVGTDFQDVSLNMADFLREHGVDVVAVEYSTYRDENKGIELLTTDGVRRPLSEEPTGTVTSTSDSEDYSELIIAVRDHVFPQVKDELHFEDAERIAKPTHKRSIGFGSDHPEHPGPLKYGMQPRIEEQGLVRFRVNLWNAEPAQHEELRQFLASHAESLDGYTLAEDDTQSMGILTKDVEVDGDEIEVSEMAQELVDLIDYLHPRAIEEYADHELFG
- a CDS encoding PadR family transcriptional regulator, producing the protein MALVDERKVQVLDYIHDNEPITGYDIASDKDNDIDYTQSYIYDVLGELEDEGMIEVADREPEGRKRVHYQLTENGRLLLEALDRIDP
- a CDS encoding DUF6908 domain-containing protein produces the protein MEAIKEILASLGIESIEEMTVNESYTIEVYGYEDLTIEKIGPSRVSVAHHYVQRGDLMSDPEIVFHIDNGEWRPVRYTQHPGIHQHNPAGVDVEDFVTQWCENIREQGFVDAAKEMSEGC
- a CDS encoding DUF6166 domain-containing protein gives rise to the protein MSRQPLGSTPEDAHRGPSITGNQAGLSTETVYRGQRDPTAPVGEEVEVTVDGEPLDKRYDLLSANPTGFEFGYGGSGPAQLAIAILAHAYDDEFACEWYQRFKREVVAQLPEGGWVLTKDDLDAWREGMASDA